From Halobacillus sp. Marseille-Q1614, the proteins below share one genomic window:
- a CDS encoding mechanosensitive ion channel family protein, whose translation MVDEVVQESENIFQFITGPELWLAVGRGALKIVLILIISFIIIKVGQRVVSQFFAQRRQGPFSITARREATLKKLVINTLSYIVYFSAFIMILETFTLDIGALLAGAGIAGLAIGFGAQNLVRDVISGFFIIFEDQFSVGDYVMASGAEGFVEEIGLRISKIKSWTGEIHILPNGNITQVTNYSIHNSIAVVDVSIAYEGDIDRAEKVILELLEEMPDRYEELVATPELLGVQNLGNSDIVMRIIGETYPMEHWAIGRALRKEVKNRLDKEGIEIPFPRMVMYSRHEEPNSQDHRRMKD comes from the coding sequence GTGGTAGATGAGGTTGTGCAGGAAAGCGAAAATATATTTCAATTTATAACAGGGCCTGAACTTTGGCTTGCCGTTGGTAGAGGCGCTTTAAAAATAGTATTGATCCTGATCATTTCTTTCATTATTATAAAAGTTGGACAGCGCGTTGTTTCCCAGTTCTTTGCCCAAAGAAGGCAGGGGCCTTTCTCGATTACCGCGCGAAGAGAAGCAACCCTGAAAAAGCTGGTTATTAATACATTAAGCTATATTGTTTATTTTTCGGCTTTTATTATGATTCTCGAAACCTTTACGCTTGATATTGGCGCATTACTCGCCGGTGCCGGGATTGCCGGGCTTGCGATAGGTTTTGGTGCACAGAACCTTGTGCGCGACGTAATCAGCGGATTCTTTATAATCTTTGAAGACCAGTTTTCCGTAGGTGACTATGTCATGGCTTCTGGTGCGGAAGGCTTTGTAGAGGAGATTGGGCTGCGTATATCCAAAATTAAAAGCTGGACAGGCGAGATTCATATTCTTCCAAATGGTAATATCACTCAGGTCACAAACTACTCGATTCATAACAGTATCGCGGTCGTTGACGTTAGTATTGCTTACGAAGGCGATATTGACCGCGCGGAAAAAGTAATATTAGAATTGTTAGAGGAAATGCCAGACCGTTACGAGGAACTTGTAGCTACTCCTGAGTTATTAGGTGTTCAGAATTTAGGAAACTCAGATATTGTGATGCGAATTATTGGAGAAACTTATCCGATGGAGCACTGGGCCATAGGACGTGCCTTACGAAAAGAAGTGAAAAACCGACTAGACAAGGAAGGCATTGAGATTCCATTCCCTCGGATGGTTATGTATTCACGCCATGAGGAACCAAATTCACAGGACCATCGACGAATGAAAGATTAA
- a CDS encoding DUF951 domain-containing protein, whose translation MAEKTYELNDVVQMKKAHPCGENRWKIIRMGADIRIKCEGCGHSVMIPRKKFEAKMKKVLETHNE comes from the coding sequence ATGGCGGAAAAGACCTACGAATTAAATGATGTTGTTCAAATGAAAAAAGCCCACCCGTGTGGAGAGAACCGATGGAAGATCATTCGTATGGGAGCCGATATTCGCATTAAATGTGAAGGCTGCGGCCACAGTGTTATGATTCCAAGGAAAAAGTTTGAAGCTAAAATGAAAAAGGTGCTCGAAACACATAATGAGTAA
- the ychF gene encoding redox-regulated ATPase YchF produces the protein MALTAGIVGLPNVGKSTLFNAITQAGALSANYPFATIDPNVGIVEVPDARLQKLTELVNPKKTVPTAFEFTDIAGIVKGASKGEGLGNQFLSHIRQVDAICHVVRAFDDENITHVSGQVDPISDIETINLELILADLETVTKRMDRVAKMARQKDKDAVAEQTVLEKVKDALENEQPARAVEFSSDQQKIVKGLHLLTSKPILYVANVSEDEIGEEDNEKVKQIREFAANENAEVIVVCAKIEAEIAELDGEEKQEFLEDLGIAESGLDQLIKATYNLLGLATYFTAGEQEVRAWTFKEGMTAPQCAGIIHTDFERGFIRAETVSYEDLTEAGTMGAARDRGRVRLEGKDYLVKDGDVIHFRFNV, from the coding sequence ATGGCATTAACAGCAGGAATCGTAGGTCTGCCGAACGTGGGCAAATCTACTTTATTTAACGCGATTACACAGGCAGGTGCGCTGTCTGCCAACTATCCGTTTGCGACCATTGACCCTAATGTAGGGATCGTGGAAGTTCCGGACGCCCGTCTGCAGAAATTGACGGAGCTTGTCAACCCGAAGAAGACCGTACCGACAGCTTTTGAATTTACCGATATTGCCGGTATTGTAAAAGGGGCGAGTAAGGGTGAAGGTTTAGGGAACCAGTTCCTTTCCCACATTCGCCAGGTGGATGCGATTTGTCATGTCGTCCGCGCGTTTGACGATGAAAATATTACACACGTTTCAGGACAGGTGGATCCGATCTCTGATATCGAAACTATTAACCTTGAGCTGATCTTAGCTGACCTTGAGACAGTGACGAAGCGTATGGACCGCGTGGCGAAAATGGCCCGTCAGAAAGACAAGGACGCCGTTGCAGAGCAGACTGTGCTTGAAAAAGTGAAGGATGCATTAGAAAATGAACAGCCGGCCCGTGCTGTTGAATTCTCAAGTGACCAGCAGAAGATTGTAAAAGGTCTTCATCTATTAACTTCAAAACCGATTCTTTACGTAGCGAATGTTAGTGAAGACGAAATTGGCGAAGAAGATAATGAAAAAGTGAAGCAGATCCGAGAATTTGCTGCTAATGAAAACGCCGAAGTGATCGTCGTCTGTGCGAAAATTGAAGCAGAGATCGCTGAGCTTGACGGTGAAGAGAAGCAGGAATTCCTTGAGGATCTCGGAATTGCAGAGTCCGGCTTGGATCAATTGATTAAAGCGACGTATAACCTTCTTGGACTGGCTACGTATTTCACAGCCGGCGAGCAGGAAGTAAGAGCTTGGACATTTAAAGAAGGCATGACGGCTCCTCAGTGTGCCGGAATTATTCATACAGACTTTGAACGCGGCTTTATCCGCGCAGAGACCGTATCCTATGAAGATTTAACAGAGGCCGGTACGATGGGTGCTGCCCGTGACCGCGGCCGTGTCCGTTTAGAAGGTAAAGACTATTTAGTGAAGGATGGCGACGTTATTCATTTCCGTTTTAACGTATAA
- the rpsF gene encoding 30S ribosomal protein S6, producing the protein MRKYEIMYIIRPDIEEEAKTSVIERFSGILTDNGAEIEEVKEVGKRRLAYEINDYRDGIYVTVNFNGDSEAINEFDRQAKFSDDLIRHIAVREDDQ; encoded by the coding sequence ATGAGAAAATACGAAATTATGTACATCATCCGCCCAGATATCGAGGAGGAAGCTAAGACATCAGTTATTGAACGTTTCAGCGGAATTCTAACAGATAACGGTGCGGAAATCGAAGAAGTTAAAGAAGTAGGTAAGCGTCGTCTTGCATACGAAATTAACGACTATCGTGATGGCATCTACGTAACAGTTAACTTCAACGGCGATTCTGAAGCAATCAATGAATTCGACCGTCAAGCGAAGTTTTCTGATGATTTAATTCGTCATATCGCTGTACGCGAAGATGATCAATAA
- the ssb gene encoding single-stranded DNA-binding protein: protein MLNRVVLVGRLTRDPDLRYTPNGVAVANFTIAVNRPFSSNSGDRDADFINCVVWRRAAENLANFMSKGSLVGVDGRLQSRSFDNQEGKRVFVTEVVADSVQFLESKGGSSQGGGGQQGSGFQPNQNQPSNNNFNNNNNNDDPFADKGEPIDISDDDLPF, encoded by the coding sequence ATGTTAAATCGTGTCGTTTTGGTCGGCAGATTAACGAGGGATCCGGATTTACGCTATACGCCAAACGGAGTAGCTGTAGCCAACTTTACGATTGCGGTTAACCGTCCATTCTCCAGCAATTCTGGAGATCGTGACGCGGACTTTATCAATTGTGTCGTTTGGAGACGTGCAGCTGAAAACCTCGCCAACTTTATGAGTAAAGGTAGTCTTGTCGGTGTTGATGGACGTTTACAGTCTCGCAGTTTCGACAACCAGGAAGGCAAGCGTGTGTTTGTAACAGAAGTAGTTGCGGACAGCGTACAGTTCCTAGAATCCAAAGGTGGTTCTTCCCAAGGTGGAGGAGGCCAGCAAGGTTCAGGATTCCAGCCAAATCAGAATCAACCGTCTAACAATAACTTTAATAATAACAATAATAATGATGACCCTTTCGCAGACAAAGGGGAACCTATCGATATTTCAGATGATGATTTACCATTCTAA
- the rpsR gene encoding 30S ribosomal protein S18, whose product MARRGRGKRKKVCFFTANGITHIDYKDTDLLRRFISDRGKILPRRVTGTSAKYQRKLTKAIKRSRQMALLPYSAE is encoded by the coding sequence ATGGCACGTCGTGGACGCGGTAAACGTAAAAAGGTGTGTTTCTTCACAGCGAATGGAATTACACACATCGATTACAAAGATACTGATTTGCTAAGACGTTTCATTTCCGACCGTGGAAAAATTCTTCCTCGTCGAGTAACTGGAACTTCTGCAAAATATCAGCGTAAATTGACAAAAGCGATCAAACGCTCTCGTCAAATGGCTCTACTGCCTTACTCTGCTGAGTAA
- a CDS encoding Rrf2 family transcriptional regulator, producing the protein MRLKKYTDYALRVLIYTATKPSDELSSKKEISDVFHISENHLGKIIHQLNKLGYIDTIRGRSGGVKLAKNPEEINIGMVVKAMEDDFYLLECFNSSENYCVITPACKLKHLLNEALGAFLNVLDQYTLADLLQNKDELRELMDIK; encoded by the coding sequence ATGAGGCTAAAAAAATATACCGATTATGCACTGCGTGTGCTCATTTATACAGCAACAAAACCAAGTGATGAACTCTCGAGCAAAAAAGAAATATCGGATGTCTTTCATATTTCCGAAAACCATCTTGGGAAGATCATTCATCAGTTAAATAAGCTGGGTTATATCGATACAATTAGAGGAAGAAGCGGAGGTGTTAAGCTCGCGAAGAACCCTGAAGAAATAAATATCGGGATGGTCGTTAAAGCGATGGAAGACGACTTTTATTTACTCGAATGCTTTAACAGCTCGGAGAATTACTGTGTAATTACTCCGGCCTGTAAGCTAAAACACCTTCTCAATGAAGCGCTGGGGGCGTTCCTGAACGTACTTGATCAATATACGCTCGCGGATCTGCTTCAAAATAAAGATGAACTAAGAGAGTTAATGGATATTAAATAA
- the hmpA gene encoding NO-inducible flavohemoprotein, with product MRTESPYTLDQKTIETVKATVPVLAEHGEAITKHFYQRLFEAHPELKNIFNMTNQRAGRQSKALAGAVYAAAAHIDNLSEIFPAVNQIAEKHRSLNVRPEHYPIVGKYLLIAIKEVLQDAATPDIMEAWEEAYGVIAQAFIDVEAAKYKDAEGQTGGWSGFRNFTIDKKVQESNVITSFYLKAEDGKPIASFRPGQYITVKIDIPGEKFTHLRQYSLSDAPDKGYYRISVKREDGLEDNPDGVVSNYLHQELKEGDILPITAPAGDFFLEEDSDAPLVLISGGVGLTPMMSMLQRMKDVETDRDVYFIHAAQNEDVHAFKEDVRQAAERMKSCQSKVIYSEPLENGTADKEGVIELEWLRSIAPGSADFYFCGPTGFMKAVNHMLKEWGIPEERINFEFFGPKQEI from the coding sequence ATGAGAACGGAAAGTCCATATACGTTAGACCAAAAAACAATTGAAACTGTTAAAGCGACTGTGCCTGTTTTAGCGGAGCACGGGGAAGCGATTACTAAACATTTCTACCAAAGATTATTTGAAGCCCATCCAGAGCTGAAAAACATATTCAACATGACGAACCAGAGAGCCGGCCGCCAGTCTAAAGCGTTAGCTGGAGCTGTGTATGCCGCCGCTGCTCATATCGATAATTTAAGTGAGATCTTTCCGGCTGTAAATCAGATTGCAGAAAAACACCGCAGTTTAAATGTAAGACCTGAACACTATCCGATTGTTGGAAAATACTTATTAATTGCGATTAAAGAAGTCCTTCAGGATGCAGCGACACCGGATATTATGGAAGCTTGGGAAGAGGCGTATGGAGTAATTGCTCAAGCCTTTATCGATGTAGAAGCTGCTAAATATAAAGATGCAGAAGGCCAGACAGGTGGATGGAGCGGCTTTAGAAACTTTACGATCGACAAAAAAGTGCAGGAAAGCAATGTCATTACCTCCTTCTATTTAAAAGCAGAGGATGGCAAGCCGATTGCTTCATTCCGCCCGGGACAGTACATCACGGTGAAAATAGATATTCCAGGTGAGAAGTTTACGCACCTTCGCCAATACAGCTTATCAGACGCCCCTGACAAAGGTTATTACCGGATCAGTGTAAAGCGTGAAGACGGCCTTGAGGATAACCCGGATGGAGTGGTTTCCAATTACCTGCATCAGGAGCTCAAAGAAGGCGATATTCTGCCGATTACAGCGCCGGCAGGAGACTTCTTCTTAGAAGAAGATTCAGATGCCCCATTAGTTCTAATCAGCGGAGGTGTCGGCCTTACGCCTATGATGAGCATGCTGCAACGAATGAAGGACGTAGAGACAGACCGCGATGTTTACTTCATTCATGCTGCTCAAAATGAAGACGTTCATGCCTTTAAAGAAGATGTGAGACAGGCTGCAGAAAGAATGAAATCGTGCCAGTCTAAAGTGATTTACAGTGAGCCTTTGGAAAATGGAACAGCTGATAAAGAAGGAGTTATTGAACTTGAGTGGCTGCGCAGCATCGCACCAGGCAGTGCGGACTTTTACTTCTGCGGACCGACAGGATTCATGAAAGCTGTAAACCATATGCTGAAGGAATGGGGAATTCCTGAAGAACGAATCAACTTTGAATTCTTCGGTCCTAAGCAGGAGATTTAG
- a CDS encoding peptide ABC transporter substrate-binding protein, translating into MKNQKSLWVLFTLLVTLFLAACSGGDSNSGDSGEGEAEGSESGSAQEITVSAKSDIATMDPSLITDSVSFQWAGETLEGLYRLDKDGNLSEGIATNSSVSDDGLTWTFELREDAEWSNGDPVTANDFVYAWQRAVDPETGSEYGPYFLGGVIKNAEAIANGEAEVDELGAKAADDYTLEVELEKPIPYFESMTVFGTFMPINEKFAEEQGDKFGTEAEATLSNGPFEMTEWNSGEGWTVEKNDSYWDADTVQLDKINAQIIKEISTGVNLYESGQLDQTELNAEFVDEYSTTEDFNVAEKPYLYFFKFNQEANEALANVNVRKAISMAIDRESLVDVILNDGSVPAEGYVPSNFVNMPDSEEDFRDAQGPLVKTDVEQAKELWATALEELGTDSVEIELLGDDTGTSKNVLAYYKDQLETNLEGLTINLMEVPFNERVERDQNSEFEIEAATWGPDYVDPNTYLNMYLTGGQNNNMNYSSDEYDELIEKANNEYAQDPQKRFETFLEAERLLLEEDAAVAPMYQDSKAQLFRPSIKGVFTTATGPELEFKWASVEE; encoded by the coding sequence TTGAAAAACCAGAAAAGCCTATGGGTATTGTTTACCCTGCTAGTTACGCTGTTTCTAGCGGCCTGCAGCGGGGGAGACAGCAACTCAGGCGACAGCGGCGAGGGAGAAGCGGAAGGCTCTGAAAGCGGGTCAGCACAGGAGATTACCGTATCTGCCAAAAGTGATATAGCCACCATGGATCCATCCCTTATTACAGATTCCGTATCCTTTCAGTGGGCCGGAGAAACATTAGAAGGCCTATACCGATTAGACAAAGACGGAAACCTATCGGAAGGAATTGCAACGAACAGTTCTGTCAGCGATGATGGACTCACATGGACATTTGAGCTGCGTGAGGATGCCGAATGGTCAAACGGTGATCCAGTTACAGCCAATGACTTTGTTTATGCCTGGCAGCGAGCTGTAGACCCTGAGACTGGCTCAGAGTACGGCCCATACTTTTTAGGCGGCGTTATCAAGAATGCGGAAGCCATTGCTAATGGTGAAGCAGAAGTAGACGAGCTTGGAGCGAAAGCTGCTGACGATTATACATTAGAGGTAGAACTTGAAAAACCTATACCATACTTTGAATCCATGACCGTATTCGGTACTTTCATGCCGATTAACGAGAAGTTTGCCGAAGAACAAGGCGATAAATTCGGGACAGAAGCTGAAGCTACTCTTTCTAACGGACCATTTGAAATGACTGAGTGGAATTCAGGAGAAGGATGGACCGTTGAAAAGAACGATTCGTATTGGGATGCGGATACGGTTCAGCTGGATAAAATCAATGCCCAGATCATTAAAGAAATTTCCACAGGTGTTAACTTATACGAATCCGGCCAGCTTGACCAAACCGAGCTGAATGCTGAATTTGTAGATGAATATTCTACAACAGAAGATTTCAATGTAGCTGAGAAACCATACCTTTATTTCTTTAAATTTAATCAAGAAGCAAATGAAGCACTAGCTAATGTTAACGTACGTAAAGCTATTTCCATGGCGATTGACAGAGAATCCCTTGTCGACGTTATTTTAAATGATGGCTCTGTACCAGCTGAAGGGTATGTTCCATCGAACTTTGTAAATATGCCAGATAGTGAAGAAGATTTCCGAGATGCTCAAGGGCCTCTTGTTAAAACTGACGTTGAACAAGCCAAGGAACTTTGGGCGACTGCTTTAGAAGAGCTGGGTACAGACTCTGTTGAAATCGAACTTCTTGGCGATGATACAGGAACTTCTAAAAACGTGCTGGCTTATTACAAAGATCAGCTTGAAACCAACCTCGAAGGCTTAACGATTAATTTAATGGAAGTGCCATTTAACGAGCGGGTAGAGCGCGACCAGAACTCAGAATTTGAAATTGAAGCCGCTACTTGGGGTCCGGATTACGTAGACCCTAACACGTACTTAAACATGTACCTTACTGGCGGACAAAATAATAACATGAACTATTCTAGTGATGAATACGATGAACTAATCGAAAAAGCGAACAATGAATATGCGCAGGATCCTCAAAAGCGCTTTGAAACATTCCTAGAAGCAGAACGCCTTCTTTTGGAAGAAGATGCAGCGGTAGCTCCTATGTATCAAGATTCTAAAGCACAGCTGTTTAGACCTTCTATTAAAGGAGTATTTACAACAGCTACAGGACCAGAGCTTGAATTCAAGTGGGCTTCCGTAGAAGAATAA
- a CDS encoding alanine--glyoxylate aminotransferase family protein yields MNREWELLQIPGPTPIPPSVNRAMNQPMIGHRGQKCKELLEDIAPRLKPIFGTSGDVLVLSSSGTSVLEAAVVNTTEPGDEVVVVVAGAFGDRFAKICETYELNVHRIDVEWGEAVEIGTIEEQLKSTPNVKAVFVTHCETSTGVMHPVEELAKKVHELSEALVIVDGVSSIGGAPLDMDGSGIDLLVSGSQKAMMLPAGLAFAAVSEAAWKVIDNNPRPRFYLDLRSYKKSLDNGQTPFTPALSLLFGLQEVLRLIEEEGLEQVHNRHKIMMEMTRAACRAMDLPLFVEDKSASTTVTSVKPETFEAEQFRKTANQEFGLMTAGGQKHLKGEIFRIGHMGYSRPTTVLQYISILELVLQRLGHNFEPGAGSAAAQKAYIQATREMDKDVSRSY; encoded by the coding sequence ATGAATCGTGAATGGGAACTGCTTCAGATTCCTGGACCGACTCCGATTCCGCCCAGTGTGAACCGGGCGATGAATCAGCCGATGATCGGTCACAGGGGGCAGAAATGTAAAGAGTTGTTGGAAGATATTGCACCAAGATTGAAGCCAATTTTTGGAACTTCAGGGGATGTGCTTGTACTGTCGAGCAGCGGGACATCTGTTCTTGAAGCAGCCGTCGTTAACACGACAGAACCTGGTGATGAAGTTGTCGTTGTCGTAGCTGGAGCCTTTGGTGACCGTTTTGCAAAAATTTGTGAAACGTATGAATTGAATGTCCACCGTATCGATGTAGAATGGGGGGAAGCGGTAGAGATTGGAACGATAGAAGAACAGCTGAAATCGACTCCAAATGTCAAAGCCGTTTTCGTCACACACTGTGAGACTTCCACTGGTGTCATGCACCCTGTAGAAGAGCTTGCGAAAAAAGTCCATGAGCTTAGTGAAGCATTGGTTATCGTAGATGGGGTGTCGTCGATCGGAGGAGCTCCGCTTGATATGGACGGTTCTGGAATCGATCTCTTAGTTTCAGGGTCTCAAAAAGCGATGATGCTTCCGGCGGGGTTAGCTTTTGCAGCGGTTAGTGAAGCCGCCTGGAAAGTGATCGACAATAACCCTAGGCCGAGATTTTATTTAGACCTCAGAAGCTATAAGAAGAGTCTTGATAACGGCCAGACACCTTTCACTCCTGCTTTGTCCCTCTTATTTGGTCTGCAGGAGGTTTTACGTTTAATAGAAGAAGAAGGGCTTGAGCAAGTCCATAATCGTCATAAGATCATGATGGAAATGACGCGGGCAGCCTGCCGTGCAATGGACCTTCCATTATTTGTGGAAGATAAGTCCGCTTCTACAACTGTCACTTCTGTTAAGCCAGAGACGTTTGAAGCAGAACAATTTAGAAAAACAGCCAATCAGGAATTTGGCTTAATGACAGCGGGCGGCCAGAAACATCTTAAAGGAGAAATCTTCCGTATCGGGCATATGGGATACTCCAGGCCGACAACTGTGCTTCAATATATCAGCATTCTTGAACTCGTACTGCAGCGTTTAGGACATAATTTCGAGCCGGGAGCTGGATCAGCTGCCGCGCAAAAAGCTTATATACAAGCAACAAGGGAGATGGACAAAGATGTATCGCGTTCTTATTAG
- the serA gene encoding phosphoglycerate dehydrogenase, which produces MYRVLISDPLSEDGIKPLLEAADIEAVMDSSLSYEELLKELKISDALIVRSQTQVTRELIENAPNLKIIGRAGVGVDNIDLDAATDHGVVVVNAPDGNTISTAEHTMAMLMSLARNIPQAYHQLKQNRWERKKFVGVELKNKTIGIVGFGRIGREVAHRAKGHRMKVIAFDPFLTEEKAEKIGVQHGTLEEVLQQADFLTVHTPLIEKTKHLINKEAIQLMKPGARILNCARGGIVEEDALYEAIQNGKIAGAALDVFEEEPAIDHPLLSLDEVIATPHLGASTIEAQENVATDVSYDIMELLRGSTVKHPVNMPSVSPEMMEKLSPYFDLAEKLGSFISNVAEGALEKVTVYYSGDLLEVETTPLTRISVKGLLKRYIGSRVNDVNAYKTASDKGIVINEQKSTSTKGFTNLVTIEIETDKEKRTISGTLLNGLGARIVKLDEYSIDVVPSGHLIVIHHNDQPGAIGRVGSLLADHHVNIATMQVGRAHQGGDAVMVLTVDKAVEEDCQEQLQGVQNIKQVQCLTL; this is translated from the coding sequence ATGTATCGCGTTCTTATTAGTGACCCTTTAAGTGAAGATGGAATTAAACCGCTGCTTGAAGCAGCAGATATAGAAGCTGTTATGGATTCATCCTTAAGTTATGAAGAATTATTGAAGGAATTAAAAATCAGCGATGCGCTGATTGTACGAAGCCAGACACAGGTAACCCGTGAATTAATCGAAAATGCTCCCAACCTTAAAATTATCGGACGCGCCGGTGTGGGAGTCGATAATATAGATCTTGATGCAGCGACAGACCATGGGGTTGTCGTTGTGAATGCACCTGATGGAAACACGATCTCTACGGCTGAGCATACGATGGCGATGCTGATGTCGCTTGCACGTAACATCCCGCAGGCGTATCACCAGCTAAAGCAAAACCGCTGGGAACGTAAGAAATTCGTAGGGGTCGAGCTGAAAAATAAAACAATTGGTATCGTCGGATTTGGACGAATTGGCCGCGAGGTGGCTCACCGCGCGAAAGGACACCGTATGAAGGTCATCGCTTTTGACCCGTTTTTAACCGAAGAAAAAGCAGAAAAAATCGGTGTTCAGCACGGTACGCTTGAAGAAGTCCTTCAGCAGGCTGACTTCTTAACGGTTCATACACCGCTGATTGAAAAAACGAAGCACCTTATTAACAAAGAGGCTATTCAGCTTATGAAGCCGGGCGCACGTATCCTCAACTGTGCACGTGGCGGAATAGTTGAAGAAGATGCTTTGTATGAGGCGATCCAAAATGGCAAAATTGCCGGAGCGGCGCTTGACGTGTTTGAGGAAGAGCCTGCCATCGACCACCCGCTTCTATCTTTAGATGAAGTGATTGCAACCCCTCACCTAGGAGCGAGTACCATTGAGGCACAGGAAAATGTCGCTACAGATGTAAGCTATGACATTATGGAGCTTTTGCGCGGCAGCACCGTGAAGCATCCGGTAAACATGCCATCTGTTTCTCCAGAGATGATGGAGAAGCTGTCTCCTTACTTTGACCTAGCGGAGAAGCTTGGAAGCTTTATTTCTAATGTCGCCGAGGGAGCTCTTGAGAAAGTGACCGTCTATTACTCTGGAGATCTGTTAGAAGTAGAAACAACGCCGCTTACCAGGATTTCAGTAAAAGGTCTGTTAAAACGCTATATTGGCAGCCGTGTCAATGACGTCAATGCTTATAAAACGGCATCCGATAAAGGGATTGTCATCAATGAGCAGAAATCTACTTCCACGAAAGGATTTACGAACCTTGTCACCATTGAGATAGAAACCGACAAGGAAAAACGCACCATCTCAGGTACTTTGCTCAATGGGCTGGGTGCGCGAATCGTGAAGCTGGATGAATACTCCATTGATGTTGTTCCCAGCGGCCATCTGATTGTCATTCACCACAATGACCAGCCTGGTGCGATCGGACGCGTAGGAAGCCTGCTGGCGGATCACCACGTTAACATTGCCACGATGCAGGTGGGTCGTGCTCACCAAGGTGGAGACGCAGTGATGGTGTTAACCGTCGATAAAGCAGTCGAGGAAGACTGTCAGGAACAATTGCAAGGCGTTCAAAATATTAAACAAGTTCAATGTTTAACACTTTAA
- a CDS encoding histidinol-phosphatase, translating into MRTDYHVHMAETGDLSVDYLRTYIEKAKQEGIEELGISEHAYFFEETRPILSNPWVENRRTLQFETYQKMFDEANEAGLPIKMGIEMDYMPGKEEEMKAFIDAHPFDYVIGSVHWIDEWGIDLAIYRDEYEQRDLKEVYRQYFDRVVTLAESGLFDFVGHIDVIKVFGYKPDDREFLLEQYERAAEALAATDTCIEISTAGIRKPVGEMYPDPELLRICKEKGIGIVLCSDAHKPDHLGYEYGQAIDFARSAGYEEVNVFTQRKRETKKLG; encoded by the coding sequence ATGCGCACTGATTATCATGTTCACATGGCAGAAACCGGAGATCTATCCGTCGACTACTTACGCACTTATATCGAAAAAGCTAAACAGGAGGGCATTGAAGAGCTCGGTATTTCCGAGCATGCCTACTTTTTTGAAGAAACCCGGCCGATCCTATCCAATCCATGGGTAGAAAACCGCCGAACGCTTCAGTTTGAAACCTATCAAAAAATGTTTGATGAAGCGAACGAAGCCGGACTTCCGATTAAAATGGGAATTGAAATGGATTATATGCCGGGAAAAGAAGAGGAAATGAAAGCCTTTATCGATGCCCATCCTTTTGACTACGTCATCGGATCCGTCCACTGGATTGACGAATGGGGGATTGATCTGGCCATCTACCGCGACGAATACGAACAAAGAGATTTAAAAGAAGTCTACCGCCAGTATTTTGACAGAGTCGTCACACTCGCTGAATCCGGCCTGTTTGACTTTGTCGGACATATTGATGTGATTAAAGTCTTCGGCTATAAGCCCGATGACCGTGAATTTTTACTAGAACAGTATGAAAGAGCAGCAGAGGCACTCGCTGCAACAGACACCTGCATCGAAATCAGCACAGCGGGTATCCGTAAGCCTGTTGGCGAAATGTACCCGGACCCCGAGCTGCTTCGGATCTGTAAGGAAAAAGGGATCGGCATCGTTCTCTGCTCTGATGCTCATAAACCGGATCACTTAGGCTATGAGTATGGTCAGGCGATCGATTTTGCCCGCTCTGCCGGTTATGAGGAAGTAAATGTGTTTACCCAGCGAAAAAGGGAAACAAAGAAATTAGGATAA